The following proteins come from a genomic window of Vallitaleaceae bacterium 9-2:
- a CDS encoding alpha-mannosidase yields the protein MFFEIERINKIVEELNEQKYVKKIEVTDVVYKKIKAFSPEEASAHKDAWCDFEPGGRWGRDSKYAWFKASIEIDEQLAGKKLIYRVITGKEGGWDIHNPQFLAFVNGSSKQGMDINHTEFLLTNHSNLGERFDIELQAYNGSLDTLSECEQAVLILDDAIEKLYYDLLIPLEACKLLPKEDKDRIDTLKCLTKAVNRIDMRIPYTQEYYQSIHEATQCLEREYYSKLDSKNNVVARCVGHTHIDVAWLWDLEQTRQKVRRSFATVLELMKQYDDYIFMSSQPQNYTFIKEDDPQMYEEIKERIKEGRWEPEGAMWVEADCNLSSGESLVRQVLLGKKYFRDEFEKESKILWLPDVFGYSAALPQILKKSSVDYFMTTKISWNEYNKLPYDTFDWVGLDGTKILTHFITTANFDDLPEKFMTTYNGNIDVNSVKGAWERYQQKDISDEVLISFGYGDGGGGPTKKMLETAKRLEQGVKGVPTVKMSTSTEFFETLDKNVSDNKKLPRWVGELYFEYHRGTLTSMARNKRYNRKSEFLYEDLEWASSMAKIINDTPYPTQIIDKGWEIICLNQFHDIIPGSSIKKVYEDSKEQYEEIIQIGEATLQSRLESIAKEVATGKKAVVVFNSLSFERYDLVRFEYPNPVVIYDDGQEIESVYEDGYVAFYGTIPSKGYKSFEIVDRAQVQAPIDNTLILSKQCLENQFFKIQLDETGCIVSLFDKKEAREVLIPGQRGNVLQAFEDKPHNWDAWDINIYYQEKMWEIEDVESIEVESNNGLEGTLCIKRKFMNSTLIQRMHVYRDIPRVDFENDIDWKEKHILLKAAFPVDIHTEKAAYDIQFGNVERPTHWNTSWDIAKFEVCGHKWADLSEGNYGVSLMNDCKYGYDIKDQNMRLTLLKSPTIPNEDADRERHQFVYSLYPHKGDFKIGGTNQEAYKLNVALYVQLVEGASGKLPAKLSAVDIGQDNVVCEVLKQSEDKGYILRVYEVHNKRTRCDVKMFKALATVVECDLEERAIGDVEKVEGQQFSFEIKPFEVKTYKITFA from the coding sequence ATGTTTTTTGAGATTGAACGAATAAATAAGATTGTAGAAGAGTTAAATGAACAAAAATATGTAAAAAAAATTGAAGTGACAGATGTAGTTTATAAAAAAATCAAAGCGTTTTCTCCAGAAGAAGCTAGTGCACACAAAGATGCATGGTGTGACTTTGAACCGGGAGGACGTTGGGGGCGTGACAGCAAATATGCATGGTTTAAGGCATCGATAGAAATCGATGAACAGCTTGCAGGAAAAAAACTAATATATCGAGTGATTACAGGTAAAGAAGGCGGATGGGACATTCATAATCCCCAGTTCCTTGCATTTGTTAATGGAAGTTCAAAGCAAGGTATGGATATTAATCACACAGAGTTTTTACTAACGAACCATTCTAACCTTGGAGAAAGGTTTGACATTGAGCTTCAGGCATATAACGGGTCCTTAGATACGTTGTCAGAATGTGAACAGGCAGTTCTTATCCTTGATGATGCCATTGAAAAACTATACTACGATTTGCTGATTCCTCTTGAGGCATGCAAACTCCTGCCCAAGGAAGATAAAGACCGGATTGATACACTTAAATGTTTAACCAAAGCAGTAAATAGGATTGATATGCGAATTCCTTACACACAAGAATATTATCAAAGTATTCATGAAGCAACCCAGTGTCTTGAAAGAGAATATTACAGTAAGCTTGATTCTAAGAACAATGTGGTGGCACGATGTGTTGGGCATACCCATATCGATGTAGCCTGGTTATGGGATCTTGAACAGACGCGTCAAAAAGTTCGCCGAAGCTTTGCGACGGTTTTGGAATTGATGAAACAATACGATGATTATATTTTTATGTCGAGTCAACCCCAAAACTACACGTTCATTAAAGAGGATGACCCTCAGATGTATGAAGAAATCAAAGAACGTATTAAAGAGGGACGCTGGGAACCAGAAGGTGCTATGTGGGTCGAAGCGGATTGTAATTTAAGTTCAGGTGAATCCTTGGTGCGCCAAGTTTTATTGGGCAAAAAGTATTTTAGAGATGAATTTGAAAAAGAAAGCAAAATCCTCTGGCTTCCGGATGTTTTTGGATATAGTGCGGCATTGCCTCAAATATTAAAAAAATCCTCAGTAGACTACTTCATGACAACAAAAATCAGTTGGAATGAGTATAATAAACTTCCCTATGATACCTTTGACTGGGTGGGGCTGGACGGAACAAAAATATTAACGCATTTTATTACAACAGCAAATTTTGATGATTTACCTGAAAAATTTATGACAACGTATAACGGAAATATAGATGTTAACTCGGTCAAAGGAGCCTGGGAGCGATATCAGCAAAAAGATATTAGCGATGAAGTGCTTATTAGTTTTGGTTATGGTGATGGCGGTGGTGGCCCGACCAAAAAAATGCTCGAAACGGCTAAGCGCCTAGAACAAGGTGTCAAAGGGGTTCCTACAGTAAAAATGAGCACGTCGACAGAGTTTTTTGAGACGCTGGATAAGAATGTATCGGATAATAAGAAACTTCCCCGATGGGTTGGAGAGCTTTACTTTGAATATCACCGGGGTACGCTTACGAGTATGGCAAGAAATAAGCGCTATAACCGAAAGTCAGAGTTTTTATATGAAGACCTTGAATGGGCTTCATCCATGGCAAAGATTATTAATGACACACCCTATCCTACACAGATTATTGACAAAGGATGGGAGATTATCTGCTTAAATCAGTTCCATGATATCATTCCGGGATCATCGATTAAGAAAGTGTATGAAGATTCCAAAGAACAGTACGAGGAAATTATTCAAATCGGTGAGGCGACGCTTCAAAGTCGTCTTGAAAGTATAGCAAAAGAAGTGGCAACAGGTAAAAAAGCAGTGGTTGTCTTTAATTCATTGTCCTTTGAGCGCTATGATTTGGTTCGATTTGAATATCCGAATCCTGTAGTTATCTATGATGATGGACAGGAGATTGAAAGTGTCTATGAAGATGGATATGTTGCCTTTTATGGAACAATTCCGTCAAAAGGATATAAAAGCTTTGAGATAGTAGATAGAGCTCAGGTACAAGCACCTATCGATAATACGCTTATTCTTTCAAAGCAATGTTTGGAAAATCAATTCTTTAAAATTCAATTAGATGAAACAGGATGTATTGTTTCCCTTTTTGATAAAAAAGAGGCGCGAGAAGTATTGATTCCAGGGCAACGAGGCAACGTATTGCAGGCGTTTGAGGATAAGCCGCATAACTGGGATGCTTGGGATATTAATATTTATTATCAGGAAAAAATGTGGGAAATTGAAGACGTTGAGTCAATTGAGGTTGAAAGCAATAACGGATTGGAAGGGACGCTTTGTATTAAGCGTAAATTCATGAATTCGACGCTTATCCAAAGAATGCATGTCTACCGAGATATACCACGTGTTGATTTTGAAAATGATATCGATTGGAAGGAAAAACATATATTGCTTAAAGCAGCATTTCCGGTAGATATTCATACAGAAAAAGCGGCGTATGATATTCAATTTGGAAATGTGGAAAGACCAACACATTGGAATACAAGTTGGGACATAGCCAAGTTTGAGGTTTGTGGTCATAAATGGGCAGATCTATCTGAAGGTAATTATGGGGTAAGCTTAATGAACGACTGTAAATACGGGTACGATATCAAAGATCAGAATATGCGCCTTACGTTACTTAAATCACCGACGATTCCCAACGAAGATGCGGATCGAGAACGACACCAGTTTGTGTATTCTCTATATCCGCATAAGGGAGATTTTAAAATTGGTGGAACCAATCAAGAAGCATATAAATTGAATGTAGCATTGTATGTACAGCTTGTGGAAGGCGCGAGCGGAAAACTTCCGGCAAAACTTTCAGCGGTTGATATAGGTCAAGATAATGTGGTTTGTGAAGTGCTAAAACAAAGCGAAGACAAGGGATATATTCTTCGTGTATATGAAGTCCATAATAAAAGAACCCGGTGTGACGTCAAGATGTTTAAAGCATTGGCAACGGTTGTTGAATGCGATCTTGAGGAACGTGCTATTGGGGATGTAGAGAAAGTCGAGGGGCAGCAGTTTAGTTTTGAGATTAAACCTTTTGAAGTTAAAACGTATAAGATTACCTTTGCATAA
- a CDS encoding response regulator transcription factor, with protein MHTVILVDDDPFIVDGLNVLIDWNALGLEVIGKAHNGVEAYALYQKRPADIIITDIKMPEMSGIELIEKIKAENAQCKFIILSGFNDFEYVKEGIRLGIDNYLTKPVNMDELQDTLKTATEILDKQTKPASFSVNTDELNILLNTILYRCITGKISIEEVISRADLLNITVDSSNYLVALIRGIPNQDGEIVSEDVLYDNCLKVPNIIDNAMIFNDLSGDLVIIFHGNLDPSGFLSVTGELLEKLTARFKAKRIPIQATIGTLVSSFREVQKSYVQALSLFDYFLVHPSKTVLKPGDIITQEHSQPFDIDHDLISKLVAEADLEGLNIYIDTLFNSLSMHSISNPDIPRIIVMEIFIQLSRTKNYMLDSNELFLREIKFLSELHGVTDINDLKRRIKQVFADLFKHISQQNMDMNPIICEIIKHLQTHLSEDLSLKKYSVKYNINPTYLGQLFKKETGISFPKYLNNYRIEKAKALLLESHDKTANIAKKVGYSDPNYFYRTFKKYVGLSPSDFKKR; from the coding sequence ATGCATACTGTAATATTAGTTGACGATGATCCGTTTATTGTTGATGGTCTCAATGTTCTTATCGATTGGAACGCACTGGGATTAGAAGTTATCGGCAAAGCCCATAACGGTGTGGAAGCATATGCTTTATACCAAAAGCGTCCTGCAGATATCATTATCACCGATATTAAAATGCCAGAAATGTCCGGCATCGAATTGATTGAAAAAATCAAGGCAGAAAATGCGCAATGTAAATTCATCATCTTAAGTGGCTTCAATGATTTTGAGTATGTCAAAGAAGGCATTCGCCTAGGTATTGATAACTATCTGACCAAACCTGTCAATATGGACGAACTACAAGATACTTTAAAAACAGCCACAGAGATACTCGATAAACAGACAAAGCCGGCATCTTTCTCTGTCAACACCGACGAGCTAAACATCTTGTTAAATACCATCTTGTATCGTTGTATTACAGGAAAGATATCTATTGAAGAAGTGATTAGTCGCGCCGACTTACTCAATATTACTGTTGATAGCTCTAACTATTTAGTCGCACTGATTCGTGGCATACCTAATCAAGATGGCGAAATTGTTTCAGAAGATGTTCTATATGATAACTGCCTAAAAGTTCCAAACATCATAGACAATGCCATGATTTTTAACGATTTATCTGGCGACTTAGTTATTATTTTTCATGGCAACTTGGATCCATCCGGGTTCTTATCCGTTACCGGAGAACTATTAGAAAAACTTACTGCCCGATTCAAAGCCAAACGCATTCCCATTCAAGCTACTATTGGAACTTTGGTTAGTTCTTTTCGCGAAGTGCAAAAAAGTTATGTACAGGCCCTTTCCCTATTTGATTACTTTTTGGTACATCCAAGTAAAACTGTATTAAAACCAGGAGATATTATCACTCAAGAACATTCCCAACCCTTTGATATCGACCATGACCTTATCTCCAAATTAGTCGCCGAAGCAGACCTTGAAGGATTAAACATATATATTGACACTCTCTTTAATAGCTTGTCCATGCATTCGATTTCAAACCCTGACATACCAAGAATCATCGTAATGGAAATCTTCATCCAACTTAGCCGTACAAAAAATTATATGCTTGATTCGAATGAACTGTTTCTTCGCGAAATCAAATTCCTCTCTGAGCTTCATGGCGTCACGGATATAAACGATTTAAAGCGACGTATTAAGCAAGTTTTTGCCGATCTGTTTAAGCATATATCCCAACAGAACATGGACATGAATCCCATTATCTGTGAAATCATCAAACACCTACAGACACACCTAAGCGAAGATTTATCCTTAAAAAAATATTCTGTAAAGTACAATATCAATCCCACATATTTGGGTCAGCTGTTCAAAAAAGAAACTGGCATCTCCTTTCCAAAGTATTTAAACAATTACCGAATCGAAAAGGCGAAAGCCCTATTATTGGAAAGCCACGATAAGACCGCTAATATCGCCAAAAAAGTCGGTTACTCGGATCCAAATTATTTTTACCGAACATTCAAAAAATATGTCGGCCTGTCTCCTTCTGACTTTAAAAAAAGGTAG
- a CDS encoding sensor histidine kinase translates to MKNLYSYNASFKKIITFYTIITIIVIIGLSTSFLCMIYTRSKNNIQSQNTVINNAIIELVNQKYFQAHNAVKTLYANANYQETIITFLDIGMDEFLLYSLDQFYKTNLSPMKLMGVYFENIVNADPSIESISLYSNNEFIYTYERANSFFYRQGTEQATTYSEIIKELNLSGNYSFQPHVKKQNGDYTFDIIIRIQDSSTLINKGYLIFTHNLDSEIDTLLRSGANDHYGDFILAHNSGTVLYDSSNGLFDESSIKEIIATNDDSIIESSNFDHHFFVTPIGSTDLALINFTPTTLVYKLMRPTSLIIIVSAILSIALIVFLTFTYSHSYSYRLKTITDAIDKIKTGDFTSRIQLDTRQDELGSIAQNFNVMCHEIENYIDKVYVLQLKQKAAELEALQAQINPHFLYNTLENIRMRAAINNDMDVSKMIYILATFFRKSLNYDTIITIEEEINHSRLYLQLFQIQYVDKLHVDIDIDPAVLSYSIIKLSIQPIVENYIVHGINLNRNDNKIIIKGFIRDENIWITISDNGCGMDQQTLDTIRSTLDHSIDAKSIGLINVHERLQIQYGASYGLSIESTLDVGTTVTLRLPCQKRLT, encoded by the coding sequence ATGAAAAACTTATATTCCTACAATGCATCTTTTAAAAAAATCATCACTTTTTACACTATAATAACCATCATTGTTATTATTGGATTATCCACTTCTTTTTTGTGTATGATCTACACACGTTCCAAAAATAATATTCAAAGTCAAAACACAGTCATCAATAATGCGATTATTGAACTTGTCAATCAAAAATACTTCCAGGCACATAACGCTGTAAAAACTTTATACGCAAACGCAAACTATCAAGAAACCATTATAACATTTTTAGATATTGGTATGGATGAATTTCTTTTATATTCTCTTGACCAATTTTATAAAACCAATCTTTCTCCAATGAAATTAATGGGCGTTTATTTTGAAAATATTGTTAATGCAGACCCCAGTATTGAAAGTATTTCTTTATATAGTAATAACGAATTTATCTACACCTATGAACGTGCCAACAGCTTTTTTTATCGTCAAGGAACAGAGCAAGCCACCACTTACAGTGAAATTATCAAGGAACTCAACCTTAGCGGTAATTATTCCTTTCAACCTCATGTCAAAAAACAAAACGGTGATTATACCTTTGATATTATCATTCGCATACAAGATTCAAGTACCCTGATTAATAAAGGCTATTTGATCTTTACCCATAATTTAGATTCCGAGATTGATACCCTTTTACGATCCGGTGCGAATGATCATTATGGAGATTTTATTCTGGCTCACAACAGCGGAACTGTATTATACGACTCCTCAAACGGATTATTTGACGAATCTAGCATTAAAGAGATTATCGCCACAAATGACGACAGCATCATTGAAAGCTCCAACTTCGATCATCATTTTTTTGTAACGCCCATAGGTAGCACCGATCTTGCACTCATTAATTTTACCCCAACAACGTTGGTATATAAGCTCATGCGACCAACATCTTTGATTATTATTGTCAGTGCAATCCTTAGCATTGCCTTAATTGTTTTTTTAACCTTCACCTATTCACATTCTTATTCTTATCGATTAAAAACGATTACAGATGCAATTGATAAAATTAAGACCGGTGATTTTACTTCCCGAATCCAACTAGACACCCGCCAAGATGAACTTGGCTCCATTGCACAAAATTTTAACGTCATGTGCCATGAAATAGAAAATTATATCGATAAAGTATACGTTCTTCAACTTAAACAAAAGGCGGCAGAACTTGAAGCTTTGCAAGCTCAAATCAATCCGCATTTTCTCTATAACACCCTAGAAAACATACGTATGAGAGCAGCTATTAACAATGATATGGATGTCAGTAAAATGATCTATATCTTAGCTACCTTCTTTCGAAAATCATTAAACTATGACACGATTATCACCATCGAAGAAGAAATCAACCATAGCCGCCTCTACCTTCAATTATTTCAAATTCAATATGTAGACAAACTACATGTTGATATCGATATCGATCCGGCAGTTTTAAGCTATAGCATCATAAAGCTTAGCATCCAACCTATTGTGGAAAACTATATTGTTCATGGTATCAACTTAAATCGTAACGACAATAAAATTATTATAAAAGGTTTTATTCGTGATGAAAATATCTGGATAACCATCTCGGATAACGGGTGCGGAATGGATCAGCAAACCTTAGATACCATTCGTTCTACACTCGATCACAGTATCGATGCCAAAAGCATCGGGCTCATCAATGTCCATGAACGGTTGCAAATTCAATATGGCGCTTCCTATGGTCTAAGTATTGAATCGACCCTTGATGTAGGAACCACCGTTACGCTTCGTTTACCTTGTCAGAAGCGATTAACATAA
- a CDS encoding ABC transporter substrate-binding protein: MKRLLAMMLALTLVMSLFVGCGKKEEGTTDSKTEGTTQETITEKEDPVELIWYTIGTPQQDMGMVNDKLNEYLLEKINATVKITQFDWGEYTQKMQVKIASGEPFDLMFTCSWANDYATNVARGALLPLNDLVDEYAPAVKENLNPLFLEGAAVNGEIYALPTNKELGWQAMWIFNKDLVDKYDMDLSQVSDLESLEPLLQVIKENEPEILPLAFDKDGGPFIRMDGGILGDTSPFVIEFDGDTILNKYTTDTFKEIAKTMHRYSELGYMHPDRTVSLTRDIKQAGKYFVAKAHYQPYAEIVWQNNVFSSTPIELVPVHEPFANNGSTRGAMQGISVTSEHPEKTMEFLNLLYTDEYVINLIDYGVEDVHYEVLDETHIARTEQGNNNYNFPAFSVGNLFNTYSFEGTPDDKWEKFEEFNDACVQAPTLGFTPDFEPYKMQLASITNVNEEYWASISLGLVDPEEYLPQVNEKLEAAGINEVIEGLQAQYDEWLSSK, encoded by the coding sequence ATGAAAAGATTATTAGCAATGATGTTAGCACTAACATTGGTTATGTCCTTGTTTGTTGGATGTGGCAAAAAGGAAGAAGGAACAACTGATTCAAAAACAGAAGGTACAACACAAGAGACAATAACAGAAAAAGAAGACCCTGTTGAGTTGATATGGTATACAATCGGAACACCACAACAGGACATGGGAATGGTTAATGACAAACTTAATGAGTATCTATTAGAAAAAATTAACGCTACAGTTAAAATTACACAATTTGACTGGGGTGAGTATACACAAAAGATGCAAGTTAAGATTGCCTCAGGAGAGCCATTTGATTTAATGTTTACATGCTCATGGGCAAATGACTATGCGACAAATGTTGCCAGAGGCGCATTGTTACCGCTTAATGATTTGGTCGATGAATATGCACCGGCAGTCAAAGAAAATTTAAACCCTCTTTTTCTTGAAGGAGCAGCGGTAAATGGTGAGATATATGCCTTACCAACGAATAAAGAGCTTGGATGGCAAGCGATGTGGATCTTTAACAAAGACCTTGTGGATAAGTATGATATGGACCTTAGTCAAGTATCTGACCTTGAAAGCTTAGAGCCATTACTACAAGTCATTAAAGAAAATGAACCAGAAATCCTACCTCTTGCATTTGACAAAGATGGTGGACCATTTATTCGTATGGATGGTGGAATCCTAGGCGACACAAGTCCTTTTGTTATCGAGTTTGACGGGGACACAATTTTAAACAAATATACAACAGATACATTCAAAGAAATCGCTAAGACGATGCATAGATACAGTGAATTAGGTTATATGCATCCAGATAGAACTGTAAGCTTAACGCGTGATATCAAACAAGCAGGAAAGTATTTTGTTGCTAAAGCACATTATCAACCTTATGCTGAAATCGTTTGGCAAAACAATGTATTCTCATCAACACCAATTGAACTTGTACCTGTTCATGAGCCATTTGCAAATAATGGATCAACGCGAGGAGCAATGCAAGGTATATCTGTTACTTCAGAGCATCCAGAAAAAACAATGGAGTTTTTAAACTTACTTTACACAGATGAATATGTCATTAACCTTATTGATTATGGTGTTGAAGACGTACATTATGAAGTACTTGATGAGACACATATTGCACGCACAGAACAAGGAAATAATAACTATAACTTCCCTGCATTCTCAGTAGGAAATCTCTTTAACACATACTCTTTTGAAGGAACACCAGATGACAAGTGGGAGAAGTTCGAAGAGTTTAACGATGCATGTGTTCAAGCACCAACACTTGGCTTTACACCGGACTTTGAACCTTATAAGATGCAATTAGCTTCCATCACCAATGTAAATGAAGAATATTGGGCAAGCATCAGTCTTGGCCTTGTGGATCCAGAAGAATATTTACCACAGGTTAATGAGAAGTTAGAAGCAGCAGGTATTAATGAAGTGATTGAAGGTCTTCAAGCACAATATGATGAATGGTTAAGTTCAAAATAA
- a CDS encoding glycoside hydrolase family 130 protein: protein MKEYKIIGNVLENIPWEDKPEGCKDVLWRSSMNPIIPRDLLPKSNSIFNSAVVAFEDGFAGVFRVDDTRREMRIHAGFSKDGVHWDIDEKPIEFIGDIEQVSEFDYAYDPRVVWIEDRYYVTWCNGFHGPTIGIAYTYDFKAFYQMENALLPYNRNGVLFPRKINGKFAMLSRPSDSGHTPFGDIFYSQSPDLIHWGQHRHVMEPRGWWQSTKIGAGPVPIETSEGWLLIYHGVLTSCNGYVYHMGAALLDLEKPWKVIARTEPYILNPRHDYECVGDVPNVVFPCAALTDEATGRIAIYYGGADTVTCLAYTTVDELVRFTLENSKL, encoded by the coding sequence ATGAAAGAATATAAAATTATTGGAAATGTATTGGAAAATATTCCATGGGAAGATAAACCTGAAGGATGCAAGGATGTGTTATGGCGTTCATCAATGAATCCGATTATACCGCGTGATTTATTACCAAAATCAAACAGTATCTTTAACAGTGCAGTGGTTGCATTTGAAGATGGGTTTGCAGGCGTTTTTCGTGTGGACGATACGCGAAGAGAGATGCGTATTCATGCCGGTTTTAGTAAGGATGGTGTCCACTGGGATATTGACGAAAAACCGATAGAGTTCATAGGCGATATTGAACAAGTCAGTGAATTTGATTATGCCTATGATCCACGTGTAGTCTGGATTGAAGACCGATATTATGTGACATGGTGCAATGGATTTCATGGACCAACGATAGGCATTGCCTACACCTATGATTTTAAAGCATTTTATCAGATGGAAAATGCATTGCTTCCATATAATCGTAATGGAGTTCTTTTTCCAAGAAAAATCAATGGAAAATTTGCCATGTTAAGTCGTCCAAGTGATTCGGGGCATACACCTTTTGGCGATATTTTTTATAGCCAAAGTCCAGATCTAATTCACTGGGGACAACACCGACATGTTATGGAACCTAGAGGCTGGTGGCAGAGCACGAAAATCGGAGCAGGACCTGTTCCAATTGAGACGTCCGAAGGATGGCTGTTGATTTATCATGGTGTGTTGACTTCATGTAACGGTTATGTATACCATATGGGAGCGGCATTGCTTGATTTAGAAAAACCTTGGAAAGTTATTGCCAGAACAGAACCATATATATTAAACCCAAGACACGACTATGAATGTGTTGGTGATGTGCCAAATGTTGTCTTTCCTTGTGCAGCGTTAACCGATGAAGCGACCGGACGTATTGCTATTTACTATGGTGGAGCAGATACAGTCACATGCTTAGCATATACAACAGTCGATGAGCTTGTTCGCTTTACATTAGAAAACTCTAAGTTATAA